One genomic segment of Catalinimonas alkaloidigena includes these proteins:
- a CDS encoding peroxiredoxin, whose protein sequence is MELKLGDTAPDFTAETTEGTINFHEWLGDNWGMIFSHPADYTPVCTTELGRTAKLKSEFEKRNVKVIAVSVDDLDSHKGWINDINETQNTTVNFPIIADADKKVAELYGMMHPNASDSMTVRSVFIISPDKKIKLTLTYPASTGRNFLELLRVIDSLQLTANYSVATPADWKDGEDVVIAPAIADADIPEKFPKGHKVIKPYLRTTPQPNR, encoded by the coding sequence ATGGAACTTAAACTAGGAGATACCGCACCTGACTTTACCGCGGAAACTACCGAAGGAACAATCAACTTTCACGAATGGCTGGGAGATAATTGGGGAATGATCTTTTCTCATCCTGCTGATTATACGCCAGTATGTACTACTGAATTGGGAAGAACAGCCAAGCTTAAGTCAGAGTTTGAGAAAAGAAATGTTAAAGTGATAGCCGTAAGTGTTGATGATCTTGATTCTCACAAAGGCTGGATCAATGACATCAACGAGACGCAGAATACTACAGTAAACTTTCCAATCATCGCGGATGCCGATAAGAAAGTTGCAGAACTGTATGGAATGATGCACCCCAATGCTTCCGACAGCATGACCGTTCGCTCAGTATTCATCATAAGCCCAGACAAAAAGATAAAGCTTACGCTGACTTATCCTGCATCTACTGGTCGTAACTTCCTAGAATTGTTAAGGGTAATTGATTCTTTACAGCTTACTGCCAACTACAGTGTAGCTACACCAGCAGACTGGAAAGATGGAGAGGATGTGGTAATTGCACCTGCTATAGCTGATGCGGATATCCCTGAGAAATTTCCCAAAGGACATAAGGTAATCAAGCCATATCTGAGAACTACACCTCAGCCCAACCGCTAA
- a CDS encoding toast rack family protein, whose amino-acid sequence MSNKQLLFLLLPCLVACEFNSESRNNGGVRQASQTIKLDEVETVKTDISMKAGRLTVKGGAENLVDTDITYSHEDWQPEIEYTSTGNTGRLRIEQPDINNFNFNIGDDDANNWIIQLNDALRQDLNLSIGAGETEIDLRGLKLNSVSLDAGVGEHSLNLANTSLPDLTVNAGVGEVSIDLSGQWYNDLDAEVNGGIGELNLLLPREIGIRIEVNGALGSVNAPELNKDGRVFTNDLYGESKYVISLDVKAGIGSVNISLE is encoded by the coding sequence ATGAGTAATAAGCAGCTATTATTTCTTTTACTCCCATGCTTAGTGGCTTGCGAATTCAACAGTGAGTCCAGGAATAACGGAGGGGTAAGACAGGCCTCTCAGACGATCAAGCTGGATGAAGTAGAAACTGTCAAAACCGATATCTCCATGAAAGCCGGGAGGCTGACCGTAAAAGGTGGAGCTGAAAATCTGGTAGATACTGACATTACCTATAGTCATGAAGATTGGCAGCCAGAAATTGAATATACTTCCACCGGAAACACCGGACGGCTGCGTATAGAACAGCCTGATATCAACAACTTTAATTTTAATATAGGTGACGATGATGCCAATAACTGGATCATACAGCTGAATGATGCACTTAGGCAGGATTTGAACCTCTCCATAGGGGCGGGAGAGACTGAAATAGACCTGAGAGGACTCAAACTTAATAGCGTAAGCCTGGATGCTGGCGTAGGTGAGCATAGTCTAAACCTGGCCAATACCTCCCTGCCAGACTTAACAGTGAATGCCGGTGTAGGTGAAGTATCTATTGACTTGAGTGGTCAGTGGTATAATGACCTGGATGCGGAAGTCAATGGAGGGATAGGAGAGCTCAACCTGCTGTTGCCACGTGAAATTGGGATACGGATAGAAGTAAACGGAGCTTTAGGCTCAGTTAACGCCCCTGAATTGAACAAAGATGGCCGGGTGTTTACCAATGATCTTTACGGAGAATCTAAATATGTTATTAGCCTGGATGTAAAAGCTGGCATTGGTAGTGTGAATATTAGTTTAGAATAA
- a CDS encoding Hint domain-containing protein, with translation MKRTFYPLFIAALMFCSMTNLLAQDSPRGMTKEEYELAITATVEDLDNDTYVKVGSGDYVLDRYEMKPPYFITGDSGVKKRLDVYKLIDRASMGELGLVVFFTNTEANETFNLVIPNMATTGDVWNMYFDDIHQHDREEGDVALKMSYVLSKEVAYLMQKSSGVDMSVMDQENSDYDFCFAADALVSMADGSAKTIEMVNPGDQVLAYENGQFSPVTVEAVNVHRKQSIALSKAILFPLENITASAADLAATEEMTELVATANHPVMTESGVKALGDLQSGDVLYKYNAQTQSSRAYQVHFITNQYASVREVYSLEVAGESYLVSEMVVMEK, from the coding sequence ATGAAAAGGACTTTTTACCCTTTATTTATCGCCGCGCTAATGTTTTGCAGCATGACGAACTTACTGGCGCAGGATTCTCCTCGTGGCATGACCAAAGAGGAATATGAATTAGCAATAACCGCCACAGTAGAAGATCTGGACAATGATACTTATGTCAAAGTAGGTTCAGGTGACTATGTACTGGATCGTTATGAAATGAAACCTCCTTATTTTATCACCGGAGATAGTGGAGTGAAGAAAAGGTTAGATGTATATAAACTCATTGACCGTGCAAGCATGGGAGAATTGGGTTTAGTAGTGTTCTTTACCAATACCGAAGCGAATGAAACGTTTAACCTGGTTATCCCTAATATGGCTACTACAGGTGATGTCTGGAATATGTACTTTGATGATATCCACCAGCATGATCGTGAGGAAGGCGATGTGGCGCTCAAAATGTCTTATGTACTCTCTAAAGAAGTAGCATACCTGATGCAGAAAAGCAGTGGAGTAGACATGAGTGTTATGGATCAGGAAAACTCAGATTATGATTTTTGCTTTGCCGCTGATGCATTGGTGAGTATGGCAGATGGATCTGCTAAAACTATAGAAATGGTAAATCCCGGAGATCAGGTTTTGGCATATGAAAACGGACAGTTTTCTCCGGTGACAGTAGAAGCTGTTAATGTACATCGCAAGCAGTCAATCGCGCTGTCAAAAGCTATTTTGTTTCCACTGGAAAATATCACAGCTTCAGCAGCTGACCTGGCTGCTACCGAAGAAATGACTGAGCTAGTAGCTACTGCAAATCATCCGGTGATGACCGAAAGTGGCGTAAAAGCATTGGGAGACTTACAGTCAGGAGATGTACTGTATAAATATAATGCTCAGACTCAATCCAGCAGAGCTTATCAGGTGCATTTTATTACCAACCAGTACGCTTCTGTGCGTGAAGTCTATAGCCTGGAGGTAGCAGGTGAAAGCTATCTGGTTAGCGAAATGGTAGTAATGGAAAAATAA
- the clpB gene encoding ATP-dependent chaperone ClpB, which yields MNFNNYTIKAQEALQKATEIAGSNNQQAIEPAHLLKAVLQSDENIISFVLNKLSVNRNAIEQGLDDIINAYPKVSGQQPYLSNDAAAALRKAESHLKEFGDEFITIEHMILGVLAGNDKTAKLMKQQGFAEKELKLAIKELRGNDRVTDQNAEAKYKSLERYSKNLNQLAKAGKIDPVIGRDDEIRRVLQILARRTKNNPILLGEPGVGKTAIVEGMAQRIVDGDVPENLKTKTIIALDMGLLVAGAKYKGEFEERLKSVIKEVTDSDGEIILFIDEIHTLIGAGGGGEGAMDAANLLKPALARGELHAIGATTLKEYQKYVEKDKALERRFQAVMVNEPDLPDSISILRGIKDRYELHHGVRIKDDAVIAAVELSNRYISDRFLPDKAIDLMDEAASKLRIEIDSLPEELDELNRRIMQLEIEREAIRREKDKEKETQLNKDISELSERRNDLKAKWENEKAVIKGIREQKEAIDHLKVEAEQAERSGDYGRVAEIRYGKIGESESKLQELQKQLTEMQSGSSLLKEEVDAEDIADVVAKWTGIPVSKMLQSEREKLLYLEEELGRRVAGQAEAIEALSDAVRRSRAGLQDPKRPIGSFIFLGTTGVGKTELAKALAEFLFDDENNMVRIDMSEYQERHAVSRLIGAPPGYVGYDEGGQLTEAVRRKPYSVILLDEIEKAHPDVFNILLQVLDDGRLTDNKGRVANFKNTIIIMTTNIGSGLIQERFMNINESNEDEVVEETKLEVYEMLKKSVRPEFLNRIDETIMFRPLSKKDMRKIVDIQFKLIQHRLEENGIKLEATDEVLRYLGDLGFDPQFGARPLKRVIQREVLNKLSKDILSGKIDKDAVVGIELDGNKNINFINLDEVKI from the coding sequence ATGAACTTTAATAATTATACTATAAAAGCACAGGAAGCACTGCAAAAAGCTACTGAGATTGCCGGAAGCAATAACCAGCAGGCAATTGAGCCAGCCCATTTGCTGAAAGCAGTGCTCCAGTCCGATGAGAATATCATCTCCTTCGTGCTCAATAAGTTGAGTGTAAACAGAAATGCCATTGAGCAGGGCTTAGATGATATCATTAACGCTTATCCTAAAGTAAGTGGCCAGCAGCCGTATTTATCCAATGATGCTGCCGCCGCGCTGAGGAAAGCTGAATCTCATCTGAAAGAGTTTGGTGATGAGTTTATCACCATTGAGCATATGATACTAGGTGTCCTGGCAGGTAATGATAAAACTGCCAAGCTGATGAAGCAGCAGGGATTTGCTGAAAAGGAGCTGAAACTCGCCATCAAAGAACTTAGAGGAAACGACAGAGTAACTGACCAGAATGCCGAAGCTAAGTACAAGTCTCTGGAAAGGTATTCTAAAAACCTGAACCAACTGGCCAAAGCCGGAAAAATAGACCCTGTGATCGGTAGAGATGACGAAATCCGTCGGGTATTGCAGATTCTTGCCCGTCGTACTAAAAATAACCCCATATTGCTCGGGGAGCCGGGCGTTGGTAAAACCGCCATCGTGGAGGGTATGGCTCAGCGTATTGTGGATGGTGACGTGCCTGAAAACCTCAAGACCAAAACCATCATCGCTTTGGATATGGGATTGCTGGTGGCCGGAGCCAAATACAAAGGTGAATTTGAAGAAAGGCTGAAGTCAGTCATCAAAGAGGTTACTGATTCTGATGGTGAGATTATCCTCTTCATTGATGAGATCCATACGCTGATCGGTGCCGGAGGCGGTGGGGAAGGCGCTATGGACGCGGCTAACCTGTTGAAGCCAGCGCTGGCCAGAGGTGAACTCCATGCTATCGGAGCTACTACTCTGAAAGAATACCAAAAGTATGTGGAGAAAGATAAAGCACTGGAAAGGCGCTTCCAGGCTGTCATGGTAAACGAACCTGATTTACCGGATTCAATCTCCATCCTGAGAGGTATCAAAGATCGTTATGAACTTCACCACGGGGTACGGATTAAAGATGATGCGGTAATCGCTGCGGTAGAGCTCTCTAACCGTTACATTTCTGATCGCTTTTTACCGGATAAAGCCATTGACCTGATGGATGAGGCGGCTTCCAAGCTCCGCATTGAGATTGACTCTTTGCCGGAAGAACTGGATGAACTGAACCGACGGATAATGCAGCTGGAAATTGAGCGTGAGGCTATCCGCCGTGAAAAAGACAAAGAAAAAGAAACACAGCTTAACAAAGACATCTCTGAGCTTTCTGAGAGGAGAAACGACCTGAAAGCCAAGTGGGAAAATGAAAAAGCAGTGATCAAAGGCATTCGCGAGCAGAAAGAAGCGATTGACCACCTGAAAGTAGAAGCTGAACAGGCTGAGCGTAGTGGTGACTACGGTAGAGTGGCTGAAATCCGTTACGGAAAAATCGGAGAGAGCGAAAGCAAACTGCAGGAACTGCAGAAACAGCTTACAGAAATGCAAAGCGGCAGTTCGTTACTGAAAGAAGAAGTGGATGCCGAAGACATTGCCGATGTGGTAGCCAAATGGACAGGAATTCCTGTTTCCAAAATGCTGCAAAGCGAAAGAGAGAAGCTGCTTTATCTGGAAGAAGAGCTAGGCAGGCGCGTAGCGGGACAGGCAGAAGCCATTGAAGCATTATCTGATGCGGTACGTAGAAGCCGTGCCGGTTTGCAGGACCCTAAGCGACCAATCGGCTCGTTTATCTTTCTTGGAACTACCGGGGTAGGTAAAACTGAGCTTGCCAAAGCACTGGCTGAATTTCTCTTTGACGATGAGAACAATATGGTGAGAATTGACATGTCGGAATATCAGGAGCGACATGCGGTGAGTAGACTTATCGGCGCCCCTCCCGGATATGTAGGTTATGATGAAGGGGGACAGTTGACTGAAGCGGTAAGGCGCAAACCTTATTCAGTAATCCTGCTGGATGAGATTGAGAAAGCACATCCTGATGTATTTAACATCCTGCTTCAGGTGCTGGACGATGGACGCCTTACTGACAACAAAGGAAGGGTAGCCAACTTCAAAAACACCATCATCATCATGACGACCAATATTGGCTCCGGATTGATACAGGAGCGCTTCATGAATATAAATGAAAGCAATGAAGATGAGGTGGTTGAAGAAACCAAGTTGGAAGTTTATGAAATGCTGAAAAAATCAGTGCGCCCTGAGTTCCTCAATCGTATAGACGAGACCATCATGTTCCGTCCATTGTCTAAAAAGGATATGCGGAAGATTGTGGACATACAGTTTAAACTTATTCAGCATCGCCTGGAAGAGAATGGTATCAAGCTGGAAGCTACCGATGAAGTACTGCGCTACCTGGGAGACCTTGGCTTTGACCCTCAGTTTGGAGCCCGTCCTCTGAAGCGAGTGATTCAGAGAGAGGTACTGAACAAGCTTTCTAAAGATATTCTTTCAGGGAAGATTGACAAGGATGCGGTCGTGGGGATTGAACTTGATGGAAACAAAAATATTAATTTTATTAACCTTGATGAGGTTAAAATCTAG
- a CDS encoding PQQ-binding-like beta-propeller repeat protein encodes MLKSLDEANLFTLKMQLTYYLSLGFAGALLLSSCAREPNLSQEEEEEFTEWNSYLGDPGRSHYSVLDQINKSNVTDLEVAWTYNAGQQGSGGPDYIQANPLIVDGVLYGVSPGLKVFAINAANGNKIWEFNPFEGTDKSSFSRGLVYWEDGENQRIMFSAEQYLYALDASDGMPIRDFGEKGKIDLTQGLGRELEGLVYRSHSPGAVYKDLIIMGALNSERLPSAPGHIRAFNIHTGKQEWIFHTIPQPDEFGYDTWEDSMAYQFVGGANNWSGMSIDEERGIVFVPTGSAAFDFYGGNRKGQNLFANSLLALDANTGKRIWHFQTVHHDLWDRDLPAPPNLVKVVREGEKVDAVAQITKSGHVYVLDRETGESLFPIEEKHYPESDLMGEQTWPTQPLPTSPPPFARQRFTEADINPFSPDKDSLLAVFKKTRSNGQFVPPSTEGTMIFPGFDGGGEWGGAGYDPSSGILYVNANEMPWILTMIEVQDVNTQDMVVLGKSVYQANCMGCHGADLQGSNFHGNAPELVNVKQRLSHQEIATLVKEGRGSMPSFAFLNDAQIDAITSYLLGEEAGVQMQMEKTAANQPVDKEIGNLRYNHTGYNRFLDSEGYPAVKPPWGTLNAIDLNEGEILWSVPLGEFDELTKRGIPKTGTENYGGPVVTAGGLIFIAATKDEYIRAFDKDTGAELWKYKLPAAGMATPATYQVDGRQYLVIAAGGGKGTKTHSDAYVAFALPNKE; translated from the coding sequence TTGTTAAAAAGTTTAGATGAAGCCAATCTGTTTACCTTGAAAATGCAACTTACCTACTACCTTTCATTAGGATTTGCAGGAGCGTTACTGTTATCTTCCTGTGCGCGAGAGCCTAACTTATCTCAAGAAGAAGAAGAAGAATTTACAGAATGGAATAGCTATCTGGGTGATCCTGGCAGGTCTCACTATTCTGTTCTTGATCAGATCAATAAAAGTAACGTCACAGACCTGGAGGTAGCCTGGACTTACAATGCCGGTCAGCAAGGTAGTGGAGGCCCTGATTATATACAGGCCAATCCTCTTATTGTTGACGGTGTGCTGTATGGAGTTTCTCCCGGACTTAAAGTTTTCGCAATCAACGCGGCTAATGGAAATAAAATATGGGAGTTTAATCCTTTTGAAGGCACTGACAAAAGCAGCTTTAGCAGGGGGCTGGTATATTGGGAAGACGGAGAGAATCAGAGGATCATGTTTTCTGCGGAACAATATCTATATGCGCTGGATGCTTCGGATGGTATGCCCATTCGGGATTTTGGCGAAAAAGGCAAAATTGATCTGACCCAGGGGCTAGGTCGTGAGCTGGAAGGGCTTGTCTACAGAAGCCATAGTCCGGGCGCAGTGTACAAAGACCTGATTATCATGGGGGCACTCAACTCGGAGCGACTGCCTTCAGCTCCCGGTCATATTCGGGCCTTTAATATTCATACTGGAAAACAGGAATGGATTTTTCATACTATTCCTCAGCCCGATGAGTTTGGCTATGACACCTGGGAAGACTCCATGGCTTACCAGTTTGTTGGTGGAGCGAATAACTGGTCGGGAATGTCTATAGATGAAGAGCGAGGAATCGTCTTTGTGCCTACAGGATCAGCTGCCTTTGATTTTTACGGAGGAAATCGTAAAGGGCAAAATCTTTTTGCCAACAGCTTACTGGCTTTGGATGCAAATACCGGCAAGCGGATCTGGCATTTTCAGACAGTTCATCATGATTTGTGGGATAGAGATTTGCCGGCCCCACCTAACCTGGTGAAAGTAGTACGAGAAGGGGAGAAGGTTGATGCTGTTGCGCAGATTACCAAGTCGGGCCATGTCTACGTGCTGGATCGTGAAACTGGCGAATCATTGTTCCCTATTGAAGAAAAGCATTATCCGGAATCTGATCTGATGGGTGAACAAACCTGGCCTACGCAGCCCTTGCCGACTAGCCCTCCACCTTTTGCCCGTCAAAGATTTACTGAAGCGGATATCAACCCTTTCTCCCCTGATAAAGATTCACTCCTGGCTGTATTCAAAAAAACGCGTTCCAATGGTCAGTTTGTACCTCCCAGTACTGAGGGTACAATGATTTTTCCCGGCTTTGATGGGGGAGGAGAATGGGGGGGCGCCGGCTATGATCCTTCTTCTGGTATTTTATACGTAAACGCTAACGAAATGCCCTGGATACTTACTATGATAGAGGTGCAGGATGTCAATACCCAGGATATGGTTGTTTTGGGGAAAAGTGTGTATCAGGCAAATTGTATGGGTTGTCACGGAGCTGATTTGCAGGGGAGTAATTTTCATGGTAATGCTCCTGAACTTGTCAATGTCAAACAGAGACTTAGTCATCAGGAAATAGCTACACTGGTCAAAGAAGGTAGGGGTTCGATGCCCTCTTTTGCTTTTCTGAACGATGCCCAGATTGATGCAATTACTTCTTACTTGTTGGGAGAGGAAGCAGGTGTACAAATGCAAATGGAAAAAACGGCGGCTAATCAACCTGTAGATAAAGAAATAGGTAACCTGCGTTATAACCATACGGGTTACAATCGCTTTTTGGATTCTGAAGGTTATCCGGCTGTGAAGCCTCCCTGGGGTACACTCAATGCTATTGATCTTAATGAGGGAGAGATTCTATGGTCAGTACCCTTAGGGGAATTTGACGAACTTACAAAGAGAGGTATCCCTAAAACAGGTACTGAAAATTATGGAGGGCCGGTAGTAACAGCAGGAGGGCTCATCTTTATCGCAGCCACTAAAGATGAATATATTCGTGCGTTTGATAAAGATACCGGAGCTGAATTGTGGAAATATAAGCTGCCGGCAGCAGGTATGGCTACTCCTGCCACCTATCAAGTTGATGGTCGTCAATACCTGGTTATCGCAGCCGGAGGAGGAAAAGGAACGAAGACTCATTCTGATGCTTATGTAGCTTTTGCCCTTCCAAATAAAGAGTGA
- a CDS encoding GNAT family N-acetyltransferase, protein MTKKLKIKVRPATPDEQEVVTSLFRDTILNISTQDYSEKQVNAWAARYEKTHRWSDRIKHQYFIVAEHNKQVIGFGSATSDGYIDTLFVHKDHQGVGAGTTILLQLLDYITQQGRNEAHLDASITARSFFEKHGFRMIKPQQKVIDGVVFVNFMMVKNIER, encoded by the coding sequence ATGACTAAAAAATTAAAGATTAAAGTAAGGCCAGCCACACCAGATGAGCAGGAAGTAGTGACAAGCTTGTTCAGAGACACAATATTGAACATTAGTACGCAGGATTATAGTGAAAAGCAGGTAAACGCCTGGGCAGCCAGGTATGAAAAGACCCACCGCTGGTCTGACCGGATCAAACATCAATATTTTATAGTTGCAGAGCACAATAAGCAGGTGATAGGTTTTGGCTCAGCCACTTCAGATGGTTACATTGATACACTCTTCGTACATAAAGATCATCAGGGAGTAGGGGCAGGTACTACTATTTTACTGCAGCTGTTGGATTATATCACCCAACAGGGTAGAAATGAGGCTCACCTGGATGCCAGCATTACTGCGCGTTCATTTTTTGAAAAGCATGGCTTTCGTATGATCAAACCTCAGCAGAAAGTTATTGATGGAGTTGTGTTCGTTAACTTTATGATGGTAAAAAATATTGAGAGATAA
- a CDS encoding sugar phosphate isomerase/epimerase family protein — MHSNHKNSRRNFLSTLAAGSAALTISQPSFAEARGKKQKEPVSFHVFSKHLQFLDYDHMAEAAAEIGFDGVDLTVRPGGHVLPENVARDLPKAVEAVKKQGLQAKMMTTALLDPDNATNQTLLNTASEQGIQYYRTNWLKYPEKISIPEYMKECRKKLTKLAKYNQKLDIYGSYQNHSGRQYVGAPVWDIALILSEINSPHLGNQYDIRHATVEGGEAWPLGLQYIHPHINTIVMKDFRWEEKDGKWQVFNTPIGEGMVDFASYFNMLKELNLSAPVSFHYEYEMPEHDDSLSEQQKLARTKEVMKKDLTAVKEMMKDAGLI, encoded by the coding sequence ATGCACAGCAATCACAAGAATAGCCGAAGAAATTTTTTAAGTACATTGGCAGCAGGAAGCGCCGCGTTAACCATTTCACAGCCTTCATTTGCAGAGGCCAGAGGGAAGAAGCAAAAAGAACCTGTCAGCTTTCACGTATTCTCCAAACACTTACAGTTTTTGGATTATGACCATATGGCGGAGGCTGCCGCTGAAATTGGCTTTGATGGTGTGGATCTTACGGTACGTCCCGGTGGTCATGTACTGCCTGAAAATGTGGCTCGGGATTTACCTAAGGCAGTTGAAGCTGTCAAAAAACAAGGACTACAGGCCAAGATGATGACTACCGCACTGCTTGATCCTGACAATGCCACCAATCAGACATTATTAAATACTGCTAGCGAGCAGGGAATCCAATATTACCGCACCAATTGGCTTAAATATCCCGAAAAAATAAGCATTCCTGAGTACATGAAAGAATGTCGTAAAAAACTTACGAAGCTGGCCAAATACAATCAGAAGCTTGATATTTATGGTTCTTATCAAAATCATTCCGGTCGGCAATATGTAGGTGCGCCGGTTTGGGATATTGCCCTTATTCTTTCAGAAATCAATTCTCCACATTTGGGTAATCAGTATGACATTCGCCATGCCACAGTGGAAGGAGGAGAGGCCTGGCCATTAGGTTTACAATACATACACCCCCATATCAACACAATAGTGATGAAGGATTTCAGGTGGGAAGAGAAAGACGGAAAATGGCAGGTATTCAATACGCCTATAGGAGAAGGTATGGTGGACTTTGCCAGCTACTTTAACATGCTAAAAGAATTGAACCTGAGCGCCCCGGTCTCTTTTCATTATGAGTATGAGATGCCTGAGCATGACGATAGCTTAAGCGAACAACAAAAGCTTGCCAGGACCAAAGAAGTAATGAAAAAAGATCTGACAGCAGTAAAGGAAATGATGAAAGACGCTGGTTTGATTTGA
- a CDS encoding S9 family peptidase, with amino-acid sequence MMLWAQAKQPILTSDVLKIKTASQIRVSPYGNRAVYIVTSMTEDEEQDYKYLHHLWLANLENDNPSVQQLTYGDHSDSQPVWSPDGNKIAFVRKHEDQSQIWILPLTGGEAYVLTHTENGASNPQWSPDGTKILFTSSIPMEELSGTPTWDYERPGRTLGDTPDFKKDSTEESQLSPDGDLESVRAWLAKNASKENPMVINRLDFQGELGLDNTMLFQHLFVIDAKQEAEATQLTDGYQNFQSPSWSPDGSRIVCSSINYEQMPDRVIDSDLWEVMADGSGSRQLLDMPDMRLYSPTYSPDGEMIAFSAASMTDITYAQTELGVAQADGSGAEILTHDFDRSIGDIKWGYDGKEIFFTASNEGYVPLYNINVRNARTDLVLGENLGVNNYDLHEEVIVYAATEVNQPYEVYMADAKGRNAQQLTSLNQNWLAEKQLVQPKRFSVQNDGHEVEYWLMEPVNRQDNAQYPVVLEMHGGPSAMWGPGEFSMWHEFQLLCSWGYAVVYANPIGSSGYGDSFRRANYQNWGEGPASDVLAALDDAMQKHSWIDSEQQFLTGGSYAGYLTAWIVSQTNRFEAAVAQRGVYELEFFFGEGNAWRLVPDHFGGYPWEADAKAAMEANSPQTFVANIQTPLLIMHADTDLRTGVRQSELLYRSLKVLERPVEYVRYPGEGHELSRSGNPLRRMDRLNRIVEFFERYANHSVKPAATEIDAAGHK; translated from the coding sequence ATGATGTTGTGGGCCCAGGCAAAGCAGCCCATCCTCACTTCAGATGTACTGAAAATAAAAACTGCTAGCCAGATCCGTGTTTCACCTTATGGCAACCGAGCGGTATACATAGTGACGAGCATGACAGAAGATGAGGAGCAGGATTACAAATACCTGCACCACCTATGGCTAGCCAATCTGGAAAATGACAATCCTTCGGTACAGCAACTTACCTATGGAGACCATAGCGACAGCCAACCCGTCTGGTCTCCTGATGGAAACAAGATTGCCTTTGTACGAAAGCATGAAGATCAGTCACAAATCTGGATATTGCCCCTCACCGGTGGCGAAGCTTATGTACTTACACATACCGAAAATGGAGCCTCTAACCCACAATGGTCACCGGATGGTACTAAAATCCTTTTTACTTCCAGCATTCCTATGGAAGAGCTATCCGGTACACCTACATGGGATTACGAAAGGCCGGGCCGGACCTTGGGTGACACTCCGGACTTTAAAAAGGATAGTACAGAAGAAAGCCAGCTGAGTCCCGATGGTGACCTGGAATCGGTGCGAGCCTGGCTTGCCAAAAATGCCAGCAAAGAAAACCCTATGGTAATCAACCGACTGGATTTTCAGGGTGAGCTGGGACTGGACAATACAATGCTGTTTCAGCACCTGTTCGTGATAGACGCTAAACAAGAAGCCGAAGCCACACAGCTCACAGATGGTTACCAGAATTTCCAATCCCCTTCCTGGTCACCGGATGGTAGCCGCATTGTGTGTAGCTCTATTAATTATGAGCAAATGCCAGACAGAGTCATTGACAGTGACCTTTGGGAAGTGATGGCCGATGGCTCCGGCAGCAGGCAACTCCTGGACATGCCTGATATGCGCCTGTATAGTCCCACTTACTCGCCTGATGGCGAAATGATTGCTTTTTCAGCTGCTTCAATGACTGATATTACATATGCGCAAACTGAACTGGGTGTAGCTCAGGCCGATGGCTCAGGAGCAGAAATCCTTACCCATGACTTTGACCGAAGTATCGGTGACATCAAATGGGGATACGATGGCAAAGAAATATTTTTCACCGCCTCTAATGAAGGTTATGTTCCTTTGTATAATATCAATGTGCGCAATGCCCGAACAGATTTAGTGCTGGGAGAAAACCTTGGCGTTAACAATTACGACCTGCATGAGGAAGTAATTGTCTATGCAGCTACCGAAGTCAACCAACCTTATGAAGTATACATGGCAGATGCTAAAGGAAGAAATGCTCAGCAGTTAACCTCCCTCAATCAGAATTGGCTGGCAGAGAAACAGCTTGTTCAGCCCAAACGCTTCAGCGTTCAAAATGATGGTCATGAAGTAGAATACTGGCTGATGGAACCCGTAAACCGCCAGGACAATGCCCAATATCCGGTAGTGCTTGAAATGCACGGAGGCCCTTCAGCCATGTGGGGCCCCGGTGAATTCAGCATGTGGCATGAGTTTCAGTTGCTGTGCAGTTGGGGGTATGCAGTGGTTTATGCTAACCCCATAGGAAGTAGCGGCTATGGAGATAGCTTTCGCCGGGCAAATTACCAAAACTGGGGTGAAGGACCAGCCAGTGATGTACTGGCAGCCCTGGATGATGCTATGCAAAAACACAGCTGGATAGACAGTGAGCAGCAGTTCCTGACGGGAGGTAGCTATGCCGGTTACCTCACTGCCTGGATTGTTTCTCAAACGAATCGCTTTGAGGCGGCAGTTGCCCAACGAGGAGTGTATGAGTTGGAGTTTTTCTTTGGCGAAGGTAATGCCTGGAGACTTGTGCCTGATCATTTCGGAGGGTATCCCTGGGAAGCGGATGCCAAAGCCGCTATGGAAGCCAATTCCCCGCAAACCTTTGTCGCCAATATTCAAACACCACTACTCATCATGCATGCCGATACAGACTTACGCACCGGAGTAAGACAATCCGAACTGCTGTACAGAAGCCTGAAAGTTTTGGAAAGACCGGTAGAATATGTACGCTATCCGGGAGAAGGGCATGAGCTTTCACGCTCAGGAAACCCCCTGCGGCGAATGGACCGGCTTAACCGTATCGTGGAGTTTTTTGAACGTTATGCTAATCATTCGGTGAAGCCCGCTGCCACTGAAATAGATGCTGCAGGTCATAAATAA